A portion of the Cryptomeria japonica chromosome 5, Sugi_1.0, whole genome shotgun sequence genome contains these proteins:
- the LOC131032686 gene encoding protein SMALL AUXIN UP-REGULATED RNA 54-like yields MARIKGNSQVLLVKNISRSLCRFANAHKPVVHALSSKSTSYFIFTDEFMGRSCGALPTDVPKGHCAVYVGSERSRFIIPIEYFNHSVFRALLDKAEEGYGFDHHIGLIIPFEEIAFQYLPSMILKKDPVLRNTGLDKVTDFHSSTFCSADVD; encoded by the coding sequence ATGGCCAGGATAAAGGGAAATTCCCAAGTCTTGCTGGTGAAGAACATAAGCAGATCACTGTGTAGGTTTGCTAATGCCCATAAGCCAGTTgtgcatgctctttcttcaaagAGCACAAGCTACTTCATCTTTACAGATGAGTTCATGGGTAGATCATGTGGTGCTCTTCCTACAGATGTCCCAAAGGGCCATTGTGCAGTATATGTTGGTAGTGAACGCTCTAGGTTTATAATCCCCATTGAGTATTTTAATCATTCTGTGTTCCGGGCATTGCTTGATAAGGCCGAGGAAGGGTATGGATTTGACCATCACATTGGACTCATCATTCCCTTTGAGGAAATTGCTTTCCAGTATCTGCCATCCATGATATTGAAGAAGGATCCGGTACTCAGAAATACAGGGCTGGATAAAGTCACTGATTTCCACTCCTCAACCTTTTGTTCTGCCGATGTTGACTAA